The Leptolyngbya sp. FACHB-261 genome segment AGCCATCATTAGGGCTAGAGCAGCCCCGGCACTCGCTGATACGATGCCAACGCTCAGCAGTAGAGCAGTCAGGCCGAGATTGCGAGCGGTTAGGTACTTTTGATACCTCTGATAGCTCGTACGCAAGAGCTTGAAAACGGTCAAGCGAGCTTCCTCCGACCCAGATTCTGCACAAGATAACCTACTGGAGAGCCCCTGTTAAATAACCAATTTAGCCTTGAGCTGAGGTAGACCAGCGCGAGCCCCGAAGAGTAGGCACTCCTTGCAAAAAGGGACCGCTTAGCAGCAGCACCGTTGGTGGGTCTAATTCACCACTGACAGCTAGCCCTTGATCCTGCTGGAAACGACGGATGGCGGCTGCCAACCCAAGCGGCTGAGGGCTGCTCAAGTAGCCTAGCCGGTGAAGGTAGCCTGCTGCCTGCGTATGGGTCAAAGAGGTATCGTCGGGGTGAAAAATGGCGACGTATTGCCGACGCCATACCAAGTCGAACTCAGCTCGACTCAAGTTGAACAGCTTGCCCGCTGACGGGTCACCAATCGTGGCAAATTCAGGGCTCATGGCCAGCAGAGCAATAGCGTGGGGCAGTTTACGCCCCTCGTCGAATAGCCAAACTGCTAGCACACCAGGCCGATTAATCTGTTCAATCTGCTCCCAGGAGCGAACCGGCACTTCCAAACCATCTAGGCCCAACTCCTGAGCAGCCACAATCAACTGCGGCATCGAGGTGCCCAGGTTACTGGTTCCAGCTAGACGAGCTACGCTCGATTCGGTAGCAGGGATTTGCCAACGACGCAGCACGGTTGCTAAGGCAGCAGGCGCACAGCTGCTATTCGAAGTTTGCCTGAAAACTCCATTAGCTTGAAGGTCATCATTCAAAGAAGCGTAAATGGGCGATAGGAAATACGCTTCCGCTCCACTGAAACCCACTAGCCCCAGCAGTCCAATCAGCACTACAGCTATCACCTGAACACGGGCTGTAGACCAGCTCACGACTAAGGCCACGCCACAGGCCCCCAATAAGGTGATGCGGAGCAGAGCCCAAGTC includes the following:
- a CDS encoding cysteine peptidase family C39 domain-containing protein, with protein sequence MTCWKYVITTLLGALLFVWGVRLGRLLVRKGATANDLFKGHASLSLAFLGLYVGLVVLALNVPQLQALPLEWRFYGMRVTWALLRITLLGACGVALVVSWSTARVQVIAVVLIGLLGLVGFSGAEAYFLSPIYASLNDDLQANGVFRQTSNSSCAPAALATVLRRWQIPATESSVARLAGTSNLGTSMPQLIVAAQELGLDGLEVPVRSWEQIEQINRPGVLAVWLFDEGRKLPHAIALLAMSPEFATIGDPSAGKLFNLSRAEFDLVWRRQYVAIFHPDDTSLTHTQAAGYLHRLGYLSSPQPLGLAAAIRRFQQDQGLAVSGELDPPTVLLLSGPFLQGVPTLRGSRWSTSAQG